A window of the Candidatus Tectomicrobia bacterium genome harbors these coding sequences:
- a CDS encoding histidine phosphatase family protein, with protein MLLYLLRHGETDWNVQRRIQGVSGTPLNERGRLQARALAELVRGKLITAVYSSHLTRARQTAEVIAASLGLDVRLEPRLAELNQGELEGLTTEEIDARFNGFMDDWRSNPARLRMPGGETLAELQERAWAALEDMLLAHPHDTVAAVSHNLAITAILCRALGIDLNAFRRIRQFNAAHNLVEHSPTRGWNVVTMNGLAHLKGITNTEGSPYL; from the coding sequence TTGCTCCTCTACCTTCTGCGCCACGGCGAGACGGATTGGAATGTCCAGCGCCGCATCCAGGGCGTCTCGGGAACCCCGCTGAACGAGAGAGGACGCCTCCAGGCCAGGGCGCTGGCCGAGCTCGTGCGCGGAAAGCTCATCACGGCGGTCTACAGCAGCCATCTCACCCGGGCCCGCCAGACGGCCGAGGTGATCGCCGCTTCCCTGGGCCTCGATGTGCGGCTGGAACCCCGCCTGGCGGAGCTGAATCAGGGCGAGCTGGAGGGGCTCACCACCGAGGAGATCGACGCGCGGTTCAACGGCTTCATGGACGACTGGCGCAGCAACCCGGCCCGCCTGCGGATGCCCGGAGGGGAAACCCTGGCCGAACTCCAGGAGCGCGCCTGGGCCGCTCTGGAAGACATGCTCCTCGCCCATCCCCACGACACTGTCGCCGCCGTCAGCCACAACCTGGCCATCACGGCCATCCTGTGCCGAGCACTGGGGATCGATCTGAACGCCTTCCGCCGCATCCGCCAGTTCAACGCCGCTCACAATCTCGTCGAGCATTCCCCCACGCGCGGCTGGAACGTCGTCACCATGAACGGGCTGGCGCATCTGAAGGGCATCACGAACACGGAGGGGAGCCCGTACCTCTGA
- a CDS encoding ATP-dependent helicase — MAEPRKYTLRRPPRSLSGRIDYAAELNPQQLEVVLAGEGPLLVIAGAGSGKTRTVTYRLARLIEEGVHPEAILLVTFTNKAAREMLHRAATLIQSDVRRVWGGTFHHVGNLILREHGRFIGFPPNFTILDREDAADLAHECIKLAGIDPKEKHFPKGNVLESIFAFAADTDRTVADAVLEKTPYLADRIGDIERVAERFAQRKRDVNAMDFSDLLAFTRGLLSEREEVRRSYRERFRYILVDEYQDTNKVQAEIVDLIAGPRGNLAVVGDDAQSIYSFRGAHFENIISFPERHPGTRLFRLETNYRSTESILALANASIARNKRQFEKHLRTTRGPGTLPALIPARDVLQQADFVAQRILALQDEGTPLSEMAVLYRAHYHSMELQMELTRRGIPFEIRSGLRFFEQRHIKDVTAFLRLVSSPADELAWKRALRLLPKVGAATADRIWDHLRVQKDPVRWLWEQGAGIVPKGARPAFEDFRALIADLAGLNRPPEAAAVPPTEMIMLVLDRFYEGFAEATFDNAPARAEDIRQLAEFAMQYDTAERFLSELALMGTVAAETAGPGDEGPEEKVVLSSVHQAKGLEWKVVFLIWLTDSRFPNPRALSDPEGEEEERRLFYVAVTRAKDELHLCQPMTESDTVRMRSFSRLSRYVAELPEGAYERWSLEEEPSGAGGAPAPEGREAGRVRQADPDDPAGLRYEYEEEF, encoded by the coding sequence ATGGCAGAACCGCGAAAATACACGCTCAGGCGGCCCCCCCGCTCGCTTTCCGGGCGCATCGATTACGCTGCCGAGCTCAACCCCCAGCAGCTGGAGGTGGTCCTGGCCGGGGAGGGTCCCCTGCTCGTCATCGCGGGCGCGGGGAGCGGAAAAACCCGCACCGTCACCTACCGGCTGGCCCGCCTGATCGAGGAAGGCGTCCATCCGGAGGCCATCCTCCTCGTCACCTTCACGAACAAGGCGGCGCGGGAGATGCTCCACCGGGCCGCCACCCTCATCCAGAGCGACGTGCGGCGGGTCTGGGGAGGCACCTTTCACCACGTGGGGAACCTCATCCTCCGGGAGCACGGGCGCTTCATCGGCTTCCCTCCGAACTTCACCATCCTCGACCGCGAGGACGCCGCCGACTTGGCCCACGAGTGCATCAAGCTCGCGGGCATCGACCCGAAGGAGAAGCACTTTCCCAAGGGGAACGTCCTGGAGTCCATCTTCGCCTTCGCCGCTGACACTGACCGGACGGTGGCGGACGCAGTGCTGGAAAAAACCCCATACCTAGCCGACCGGATCGGGGACATCGAACGCGTGGCCGAGCGCTTCGCCCAGCGGAAGCGAGATGTCAATGCCATGGACTTCTCGGACCTCCTGGCCTTCACCCGGGGGCTTCTGTCCGAGCGCGAGGAGGTGAGGCGCAGCTACCGGGAGCGCTTCCGCTACATCCTGGTGGACGAATACCAGGACACGAACAAGGTGCAGGCCGAGATCGTGGACCTCATCGCCGGGCCGCGCGGCAACCTGGCCGTGGTGGGGGACGACGCCCAGAGCATCTACAGCTTCCGGGGGGCGCACTTCGAGAACATTATCAGCTTCCCCGAGCGCCACCCGGGCACCCGGCTCTTCCGCCTGGAGACGAACTACCGCAGCACCGAGTCCATCCTCGCCCTGGCCAACGCCTCCATCGCCCGGAACAAGCGCCAGTTCGAGAAGCACCTGCGGACCACCCGGGGCCCGGGCACCCTTCCGGCCCTGATTCCCGCCCGGGACGTGCTCCAGCAGGCCGATTTCGTGGCCCAGCGCATCCTCGCGCTGCAAGACGAGGGTACCCCCCTCTCCGAGATGGCCGTCCTCTACCGGGCCCACTACCATTCGATGGAGCTCCAGATGGAGCTCACCCGGCGGGGGATTCCGTTCGAGATCCGCAGCGGTCTGCGCTTCTTCGAGCAGCGCCATATCAAGGACGTCACCGCCTTCCTCCGCCTGGTCAGCTCCCCGGCGGACGAGCTGGCCTGGAAGCGGGCCCTGCGCCTCCTGCCCAAGGTGGGGGCCGCCACCGCCGACCGCATCTGGGACCACCTCCGGGTCCAGAAGGACCCCGTCCGCTGGCTGTGGGAGCAGGGGGCCGGCATCGTCCCCAAGGGAGCCCGCCCCGCCTTCGAGGATTTCCGCGCCCTCATCGCCGACTTGGCCGGACTCAACCGCCCGCCCGAGGCGGCGGCCGTGCCGCCGACCGAGATGATCATGCTGGTCCTCGACCGCTTCTACGAAGGCTTCGCCGAGGCCACCTTCGACAATGCCCCGGCCCGCGCCGAGGATATCCGCCAGCTCGCCGAGTTCGCCATGCAGTACGACACGGCCGAGCGCTTCCTCTCGGAGCTCGCCCTGATGGGCACCGTGGCGGCCGAGACGGCGGGGCCGGGCGACGAGGGGCCCGAGGAGAAGGTTGTGCTAAGCTCCGTCCACCAGGCGAAGGGACTGGAGTGGAAGGTGGTGTTCCTCATCTGGCTGACGGACAGCCGCTTCCCGAACCCCCGGGCGCTCTCGGACCCGGAGGGGGAGGAGGAGGAGAGGCGGCTGTTCTACGTGGCCGTTACCCGGGCCAAGGACGAGCTCCACCTCTGCCAGCCCATGACCGAGAGCGACACCGTCCGCATGCGGTCCTTCTCCCGGCTCTCGCGCTACGTGGCCGAGCTCCCGGAGGGGGCCTACGAGCGCTGGTCGCTGGAGGAGGAGCCTTCGGGGGCGGGCGGGGCGCCCGCGCCGGAGGGCCGGGAAGCCGGGCGGGTGAGGCAAGCCGACCCGGACGACCCGGCCGGCCTGCGCTACGAGTACGAGGAGGAGTTCTGA
- a CDS encoding bifunctional nuclease family protein, which translates to MIEMKVKGLTLDPLTNVPIVILRETEGERALPIWVGIFEAHAIAREIENFQTPRPMTHDLIRNLISGIKGKVSRIVVNDLKDNTFYAEIYLTLNGSEIVIDSRPSDAIAIALRTKAPIFVVEKVLEEAKSIEFNEAEAKEAEGGGKEGEKEGAEEKMQENPEDVKRWLENLKPEDFMKFEN; encoded by the coding sequence ATGATCGAAATGAAGGTCAAAGGTCTCACACTCGACCCTCTGACCAACGTACCGATCGTCATCCTCCGGGAGACGGAGGGTGAGCGGGCCCTCCCCATCTGGGTCGGGATTTTCGAGGCCCACGCGATCGCGCGAGAGATCGAGAACTTCCAGACCCCCCGGCCCATGACCCACGATCTGATCCGCAACCTCATCAGCGGGATCAAGGGCAAGGTGAGCCGGATTGTGGTGAACGATCTGAAGGACAATACGTTCTATGCGGAGATCTACCTCACCCTCAACGGTTCGGAGATCGTGATCGATTCCCGGCCGTCGGACGCCATCGCCATCGCCCTCCGGACGAAGGCCCCCATCTTCGTCGTCGAAAAGGTGCTGGAAGAGGCCAAGAGCATCGAGTTCAACGAGGCCGAGGCGAAGGAAGCGGAGGGCGGCGGGAAGGAAGGCGAGAAGGAAGGCGCCGAGGAAAAGATGCAGGAGAATCCCGAGGACGTGAAGCGCTGGCTCGAGAATCTCAAGCCCGAGGACTTCATGAAGTTCGAGAACTGA